One window of Chamaesiphon minutus PCC 6605 genomic DNA carries:
- a CDS encoding SAM-dependent methyltransferase, producing MFIDRTDSEQLNQIQQAVNDRADLDKIIELCKTISHQVKDRQFPLTYAGILLASAHRISEAISVLKLGVDRTFNQVLADYLIETQAFAPAATAFAETTPYDVWTQTDLYQSQMSGTLKAIANFARRTPPPAVNYHPTIIDIGPGNGTLLIEIIKQLLALYPIESIHLILIEQSPEMLAAAQKYCQASLIIPITFTPICCRIQEIEPHQWAIIKEQQPIWFVNASLSLHHMPKEIKVPTMAMLANLSTYCLLSDAHYNHDLPEKDTPELIYSVTENYGFVIKDVLKSLASETDKKLCINNFLLTEAINIIKNDRPERGDYHTLIGEWQEIANRGQWEVIETTPTVSLSERPFTFTMELKSKLLT from the coding sequence ATGTTTATCGATCGAACAGACTCAGAACAACTCAACCAAATCCAACAGGCTGTAAACGACAGAGCCGATCTCGATAAAATTATCGAACTTTGCAAAACCATATCGCACCAAGTTAAAGATCGTCAGTTCCCACTGACTTATGCCGGAATTTTATTAGCATCTGCGCATAGAATATCTGAGGCGATTTCGGTATTAAAACTTGGTGTCGATCGGACATTTAATCAGGTTTTAGCAGATTATCTAATCGAGACTCAAGCTTTTGCCCCCGCAGCTACAGCATTTGCGGAAACTACGCCCTACGATGTCTGGACTCAAACAGATTTATACCAGTCGCAAATGAGCGGAACTTTAAAGGCGATCGCTAATTTTGCGCGACGAACTCCACCACCTGCTGTAAATTATCACCCAACAATTATTGATATCGGCCCGGGAAATGGCACGCTACTCATCGAGATTATCAAGCAACTTTTGGCTCTTTATCCGATCGAGTCAATTCATCTCATCTTAATCGAACAATCTCCAGAAATGCTGGCAGCAGCCCAAAAATACTGTCAAGCATCTCTAATAATTCCGATTACCTTTACGCCAATTTGCTGTCGAATTCAAGAAATCGAGCCTCACCAATGGGCAATTATTAAGGAGCAGCAACCCATTTGGTTTGTTAATGCGTCGCTATCACTGCATCATATGCCAAAAGAAATTAAAGTACCTACCATGGCAATGCTTGCCAATCTGTCCACCTACTGCCTACTTTCCGACGCTCATTACAATCACGATCTACCCGAAAAAGATACGCCAGAATTGATATACTCTGTTACTGAAAATTATGGTTTCGTTATAAAAGATGTCCTTAAGTCTCTGGCTTCAGAAACAGACAAAAAACTCTGTATCAATAATTTCTTATTGACAGAAGCAATTAACATTATCAAAAACGACCGACCGGAGCGAGGAGACTATCATACGCTAATTGGCGAATGGCAAGAAATTGCAAATAGAGGACAATGGGAGGTAATTGAAACAACACCAACTGTTTCTCTATCCGAACGACCTTTTACATTTACGATGGAGCTTAAATCTAAGCTCTTAACTTAA
- a CDS encoding 2OG-Fe dioxygenase family protein, with product MFNISKPKELSCLASYILETLPDLPLDSIRPFFDRLPADPYISGHYRFRRLSHFKFSGDRLVKLPHRRLFQPKQFNPLVGDVAREYAELEDELIALAEFKNIVREFFQFSQLCTQKQEIAVHQIRTTASPSEIGNPAPEGIHRDGVDLVGIFSIDRSAVAGAQTHLYVDKKGSPFFSKVLDPGEFLVFRDDLFFHFTSPISATTDGLGTRDVFVCTAPGLFPPDEE from the coding sequence ATGTTTAACATATCTAAGCCAAAAGAGTTGAGCTGTCTGGCAAGTTATATTCTCGAAACACTGCCCGATCTACCGCTCGATTCAATTCGACCATTCTTCGATCGATTGCCCGCAGATCCTTACATATCTGGTCATTATCGGTTCCGACGCCTATCGCATTTTAAATTTTCTGGCGATCGGTTAGTCAAATTGCCACACCGACGCTTATTTCAACCAAAGCAATTTAATCCTTTGGTCGGAGATGTTGCCAGAGAATATGCAGAACTAGAAGACGAACTAATTGCCCTAGCAGAATTTAAAAATATCGTGCGAGAGTTTTTCCAATTCTCCCAACTTTGTACCCAGAAACAAGAAATTGCCGTCCATCAAATTAGAACGACAGCTTCCCCATCAGAAATAGGCAATCCCGCCCCTGAAGGTATTCATCGGGATGGGGTAGATTTAGTCGGAATTTTCTCGATCGATCGATCGGCAGTTGCTGGTGCCCAAACTCATTTATATGTTGACAAAAAGGGAAGTCCCTTTTTCAGCAAGGTGCTCGATCCGGGTGAATTTTTGGTGTTTCGGGACGATCTGTTTTTCCATTTCACTTCGCCGATTAGTGCGACGACTGATGGATTGGGTACGCGAGATGTCTTTGTCTGCACGGCTCCTGGTTTATTTCCACCGGATGAAGAGTAG
- a CDS encoding cysteine desulfurase-like protein: MPDFDLGWVRSQFPSLSQELNGQPVTFFDGPGGTQVPRNTIAAMSDYLIYSNANAHGAFITSERTDKLINETRSAAADLLGCAANEIVFGANMTTLAFAFSRAIGRELQPGDEIITTKLDHYANISPWQALEEKGVVIRSLDIRVEDCTLDLDRLQELLTDRTKLVAIGYASNAVGTVNDVAAVTKLAHQVGALVFVDAVHYVPHGAIDVQELDCDFLACSAYKFFAPHLGILYGKHEHLSRLQPYKVTPASNDVPSRWETGTQSYEAMAGLVETIDYLRQLGQQVAPTANNRRAALVAGMKAIHAYEQELSRYLLSGLAQIPGLTVYGITNLDRVSERTPTVGIRLEGYSPHELAKKLGERGIFTWNGNFYAVGVTEALGIESSGGLLRMGLVHYNTIEEIDRLLKAIDNASSG, encoded by the coding sequence ATGCCTGACTTTGACTTGGGGTGGGTTCGTAGCCAGTTTCCATCGTTGTCTCAAGAACTAAATGGTCAGCCAGTGACCTTTTTTGATGGCCCTGGGGGGACTCAGGTGCCCAGAAATACGATCGCGGCGATGAGTGATTATTTAATTTACTCTAATGCAAATGCTCACGGAGCTTTTATCACCAGCGAACGGACGGATAAGCTAATCAATGAAACGCGGAGTGCGGCGGCTGATTTGCTGGGCTGTGCTGCTAATGAAATCGTGTTTGGGGCGAATATGACGACCCTTGCTTTTGCCTTCTCACGAGCGATCGGGCGCGAACTACAACCGGGCGATGAAATTATTACTACTAAGCTCGATCACTATGCGAATATCTCTCCCTGGCAGGCTTTGGAAGAGAAGGGAGTTGTAATACGTAGCTTAGATATTCGGGTGGAAGATTGTACGCTCGATCTCGATCGACTACAGGAATTACTAACCGATCGTACCAAATTAGTCGCGATCGGTTATGCCTCAAATGCTGTCGGTACGGTTAACGATGTCGCTGCTGTCACCAAACTCGCCCATCAAGTCGGTGCGCTGGTGTTTGTCGATGCCGTCCACTATGTGCCTCACGGTGCGATCGATGTGCAGGAACTAGATTGCGATTTCCTCGCTTGTTCGGCTTATAAATTCTTTGCACCACATCTGGGCATCCTCTATGGCAAACACGAGCATCTGAGCCGTTTACAGCCTTATAAAGTGACACCTGCCTCTAATGATGTGCCATCGCGGTGGGAAACAGGTACCCAGAGTTATGAGGCAATGGCAGGTTTGGTAGAGACGATCGATTATCTGCGCCAATTGGGACAGCAAGTCGCTCCGACGGCTAATAACCGTCGAGCTGCCCTAGTTGCTGGGATGAAGGCGATTCATGCCTACGAGCAAGAACTCAGCCGCTATTTGCTCTCTGGGTTAGCCCAGATTCCTGGTTTGACGGTGTATGGAATTACCAATCTCGATCGAGTTAGCGAACGCACGCCGACGGTAGGCATCCGACTTGAGGGGTATTCCCCCCACGAGCTAGCGAAAAAGTTGGGCGAGCGGGGCATTTTTACCTGGAATGGTAATTTTTATGCTGTGGGGGTTACTGAAGCGTTAGGCATTGAGTCCAGCGGTGGTTTGTTGCGAATGGGTTTGGTTCATTACAACACCATTGAGGAAATCGATCGACTATTGAAAGCCATAGATAATGCTAGTTCGGGTTAA